Within Oryzias melastigma strain HK-1 linkage group LG23, ASM292280v2, whole genome shotgun sequence, the genomic segment tcttgtcgtgttttcaaacagaaaaaaggtccagatgttttacttgttagaatgctttttcttttaaccgctgaacaggcttctctctcttctgagtcAAGCTGCGCTGCACGTGCGCCAGACAGAGccgtgacgtcacccaaatgctcccttttagtgaatcaaataaaaaaaaatacttgttctcatttaTCGccttgtttttaatgacttatcgcgtgagttggtttgtgctttatcacaaaattatgatttaatggaaacagcgtCATTTTGAAACTGTGGTTTGtcgaaattcctagaatttcgataaaattttgcacaaatgtgtaatggaaaagCAGCTACTGATTGACTTTCCTTGATAAATGTAaccattttataaaaagtttctgGTAGctgttcccagaattctttaTAAAACTAAGCAGGAAAGCCATCCGGCCCCGGAGCTTTGTTGTTCGGCATAAGCAGCAGAGCATCATGAAGTTCAGACGATGAGCGGCGAGTCTAAGTCTGTGATTTGATCTTCATTTAATCTGGGAAGGTTTACGTTATTAAGAAATGAATTGATGCTTTGCTCTAATGGATTGATCTCTGAAGTGTATAAGTTcttacaaaaatctttaaacgtGTTATTAATTTTGATCGAGTCATGAGTGACATTTCCTGACTCATCAGTGATAGATTTTTTTAGTAATAGGTTTTGAGAATGGTGAGTCTGGTTAATGAAGTCAACAGATTTATTAGCCTTGTTTTCCCGGCTGCTCTCTGGTTCTTAAGTGAGATTCTGCTTGACCTCCCTTCTCCCAACAGTCACACTCATTTTAATGGAATAATTAAATTGACATGTTTAGGTCTGAACATTCCTCATTCCTCGACAACATCTTAATCTTATTAGGAAATCAACTCtgattttattgaacaaacatCGTTTGAGTCTAGTTTTTGTCTCTTTCCaacaccttttttatttctttcataatTTTTGGCATTAATAGGTGgatgaatgtttctttttttatgcgtctgctttactttttatattaaaatagggttaatttagattttttttccagctccaTCCTGACCAACATGAATTAGAACTAGAATAAGACGCAATCTTCATCGAATAGATCCTCAGAATTAGCATACATGGGACTACATAATGTTTTCTGATGAGggaaaattgtgtaaaattagaaaaaaaggatcCAAAAAAAGCTCCACTTGTTTTCAGTGTGGATGAACGTGCTCTGAGTCACCATTCTCCTGCCTTCTTTAGACAGTCAGCAGTTGCATGGATGTGAGAATAAATGTGCCCCATGCTAAAATTTCCTGCAGCCGCGCTCTAACCATGGAGCAGAGCTTGCGTAAGTCCTCTGCCACAAGATAAATCTGCTCCAGCTCTGCGTAGGTGTTCTGCTGGAGCCTGATTTCCCCTGTGACACTTCAGCGCCATCATCTCTCTTCCTCATTACACTGCAGGCTATTTTCAGCCGGCTTTAGAAATAGGACATCCAGGCTCGGCTGTGTTTGGTCAAACTTTGCTCTTGCGATATCAGGATTTCCTCTTTGGAGGAGTTTAAAATGCTGGTCAAGTTCTAAATTTCTCAGTTCTGTGGAAATAAACTGAAAAGTCTCTTGGAGTTTCAACATTTACTTGTATTAGTAGTATTACTACAAGTCAACTGCTCCAATTTCTACCCTGAAAGAATTAAGTTAGCATTACATAGTTTTACCAGCCATATAACCACATCCTTCAGTGTTTGCTTTGAAAGATGTAAAAGTGGAATTAGTCACAATAAGGAGCCTAAAGACACAGAAACATCTCTGCTTTATGACATACTGAAGTTAATGCATGCTAAGCTAATTTAAGATAGCTAAAACCTTTAGCACGAACagtcattttcttgaccgctctGTCCCTTTCGGGGCTGCCGGAGgctaacctggctactgatgggcgaaggcggggttcaccctggacaggtcaccagtctgtcctagggccaattaacctatgaggcatgtttttggacagtgggaggaagccagagtctccggtgaaaacccacacatgcacggggagaacatgcaaactccacacagaaaggtccccagttggtgCCTCTGATTCAAATCCCCAGCTGGGAATCGAACCGGggccagagtgctaaccactgcgccaccgtgcagccctagaaTGAGCAACTAAAACTAAGATAGTAAGATAGGAGGTCGAAGTCACATTTTAGGAAAGTATGGACAAATTAATTTAGCCTAATATAGTATAATGTAACAGAGACAACAACACACTTTTCATACACATCTTttagaaagagacaaaaaaattaggCTAGACTCATCCGTTTatttagtatatatatatatatatatatatatatatatgtatattagggctgtcagatttgtcgcgttaaaatcgagttaatctgacatgtgcttNNNNNNNNNNNNNNNNNNNNNNNNNNNNNNNNNNNNNNNNNNNNNNNNNNNNNNNNNNNNNNNNNNNNNNNNNNNNNNNNNNNNNNNNNNNNNNNNNNNNNNNNNNNNNNNNNNNNNNNNNNNNNNNNNNNNNNNNNNNNNNNNNNNNNNNNNNNNNNNNNNNNNNNNNNNNNNNNNNNNNNNNNNNNNNNNNNNNNNNNNNNNNNNNNNNNNNNNNNNNNNNNNNNNNNNNNNNNNNNNNNNNNNNNNNNNNNNNNNNNNNNNNNNNNNNNNNNNNNNNNNNNNNNNNNNNNNNNNNNNNNNNNNNNNNNNNNNNNNNNNNNNNNNNNNNNNNNNNNNNNNNNNNNNNNNNNNNNNNNNNNNNNNNNNNNNNNNNNNNNNNNNNNNNNNNNNNNNNNNNNNNNNNNNNNNNNNNNNNNNNNNNNNNNNNNNNNNNNNNNNNNNNNNNNNNNNNNNNNNNNNNNNNNNNNNNNNNNNNNNNNNNNNNNNNNNNNNNNNNNNNNNNNNNNNNNNNNNNNNNNNNNNNNNNNNNNNNNNNNNNNNNNNNNNNNNNNNNNNNNNNNNNNNNNNNNNNNNNNNNNNNNNNNNNNNNNNNNNNNNNNNNNNNNNNNNNNNNNNNNNNNNNNNNNNNNNNNNNNNNNNNNNNNNNNNNNNNNNNNNNNNNNNNNNNNNNNNNNNNNNNNNNNNNNNNNNNNNNNNNNNNNNNNNNNNNNNNNNNNNNNNNNNNNNNNNNNNNNNNNNNNNNNNNNNNNNNNNNNNNNNNNNNNNNNNNNNNNNNNNNNNNNNNNNNNNNNNNNNNNNNNNNNNNNNNNNNNNNNNNNNNNNNNNNNNNNNNNNNNNNNNNNNNNNNNNNNNNNNNNNNNNNNNNNNNNNNNNNNNNNNNNNNNNNNNNNNNNNNNNNNNNNNNNNNNNNNNNNNNNNNNNNNNNNNNNNNNNNNNNNNNNNNNNNNNNNNNNNNNNNNNNNNNNNNNNNNNNNNNNNNNNNNNNNNNNNNNNNNNNNNNNNNNNNNNNNNNNNNNNNNNNNNNNNNNNNNNNNNNNNNNNNNNNNNNNNNNNNNNNNNNNNNNNNNNNNNNNNNNNNNNNNNNNNNNNNNNNNNNNNNNNNNNNNNNNNNNNNNNNNNNNNNNNNNNNNNNNNNNNNNNNNNNNNNNNNNNNNNNNNNNNNNNNNNNNNNNNNNNNNNNNNNNNNNNNNNNNNNNNNNNNNNNNNNNNNNNNNNNNNNNNNNNNNNNNNNNNNNNNNNNNNNNNNNNNNNNNNNNNNNNNNNNNNNNNNNNNNNNNNNNNNNNNNNNNNNNNNNNNNNNNNNNNNNNNNNNNNNNNNNNNNNNNNNNNNNNNNNNNNNNNNNNNNNNNNNNNNNNNNNNNNNNNNNNNNNNNNNNNNNNNNNNNNNNNNNNNNNNNNNNNNNNNNNNNNNNNNNNNNNNNNNNNNNNNNNNNNNNNNNNNNNNNNNNNNNNNNNNNNNNNNNNNNNNNNNNNNNNNNNNNNNNNNNNNNNNNNNNNNNctcatactgccagtagggataattatcaagccaaaatcagcacgagtggaaaaccagccaaaaaagatcaagagggagaaacttgaaacatgtaacaccagtcctgttttgagggttttctaattgttgccactgaagtgcacctgttgttaattccatgaacaccgatacagctgaaattgattaacgaggccctcagctgctgaaccaaccagaaaattatcagacaggtttaattcaagtcatgccaggcccaataaaaaagtgatcctttaatttttgtgagcagtgtatatatatatatttatacacacatacatacagataccagggactcagagaggaactggagaaagcttggaaggtgaaagtgacagtggtgcctgtggtaattggagcactctgggctgtaacctccaaactggaagAGTGGCAACAGCAGatcctggaaagacctcagacatctcagtccagaaaagagcaggaacagctaagatactgcaagaccctcaagctcccagacctctggtagaggacccgagATATGAGGAGAAACCACCCCCGGAGGTAGGGCTGTGGGAtatggcaaaaaagaaaaccacaaattttttctattttatttcacaatttcaatattatcacgatttctttaaaataaattaaaattggcaaaaattgaattataatgattttagttgaaagaagtaaacacattttgaacaaatatttattcaaattttaatttcaaatgtattgcaagtattgatatatattactggatcaGCCCTTGCCTATttgctgctatagacagagacgtgcacgCGCAGGCGCCATTGCTGTACATTGATtcatggcagcagaacgctGCTGTTTGAATGGAGGTCAggcagacatcaaccacaaaaatcaggctgactccctcatttcttaaccgatttttacaaaatatggctCGAATTAAAGCTTCTAAAATTATTGATATTgtggtatatttaaatattgattatgtattaagattaatctgtaaatagcagaggtgggaccaagtcatcattttgcaagtccgagtcaagtcccaagtcttcgTCCtcaagtctgagtcaagtcccaagtcaaaagcactcaagtcccaagtcaagtcacaagtcaagaccaacaagtctcaagtcgagtcacaagtcctactattaatgtttcaagtcatttcaagtcatttaaaaaacaatgtaatattaattacacagatcatgtttgcttttatgaactgtattttgcaagcattttagctaaattaccactgagttgatgcatctccacttcaaaaatccaaaataatttctctataacaaaaacgcagtttaccacatttgaaatgaggttagatggagacagcagggaaccggggtagtctggatatttaaggggtcataccatgattttcttaagcctttcagagtgaactatatccatatatatgattatagatcacctttggaacactaaaaaacacatttatgaaatactaccagttattttaattggtttttgtcctacccggaagtaaaacaactaaattcctgaggctccgcctgctgcagcgtgtggctgccgcccatttgatttcattctagagccagcagtgtgtattcgttttttccttcaaaaaaaatttccattttttcaaagatggatgcacataccatatatttGCCCTTAGAAGGcccagccatcgctacacttcttcacaacaaaaatatactcgacgactgtgcccaatggggggtcttaaaggagccccgcatctaaagtaacaaactgtttgagctggaacttATTGAAGACAGANNNNNNNNNNNNNNNNNNNNNNNNNNNNNNNNNNNNNNNNNNNNNNNNNNNNNNNNNNNNNNNNNNNNNNNNNNNNNNNNNNNNNNNNNNNNNNNNNNNNNNNNNNNNNNNNNNNNNNNNNNNNNNNNNNNNNNNNNNNNNNNNNNNNNNNNNNNNNNNNNNNNNNNNNNNNNNNNNNNNNNNNNNNNNNNNNNNNNNNNNNNNNNNNNNNNNNNNNNNNNNNNNNNNNNNNNNNNNNNNNNNNNNNNNNNNNNNNNNNNNNNNNNNNNNNNNNNNNNNNNNNNNNNNNNNNNNNNNNNNNNNNNNNNNNNNNNNNNNNNNNNNNNNNNNNNNNNNNNNNNNNNNNNNNNNNNNNNNNNNNNNNNNNNNNNNNNNNNNNNNNNNNNNNNNNNNNNNNNNNNNNNNNNNNNNNNNNNNNNNNNNNNNNNNNNNNNNNNNNNNNNNNNNNNNNNNNNNNNNNNNNNNNNNNNNNNNNNNNNNNNNNNNNNNNNNNNNNNNNNNNNNNNNNNNNNNNNNNNNNNNNNNNNNNNNNNNNNNNNNNNNNNNNNNNNNNNNNNNNNNNNNNNNNNNNNNNNNNNNNNNNNNNNNNNNNNNNNNNNNNNNNNNNNNNNNNNNNNNNNNNNNNNNNNNNNNNNNNNNNNNNNNNNNNNNNNNNNNNNNNNNNNNNNNNNNNNNNNNNNNNNNNNNNNNNNNNNNNNNNNNNNNNNNNNNNNNNNNNNNNNNNNNNNNNNNNNNNNNNNNNNNNNNNNNNNNNNNNNNNNNNNNNNNNNNNNNNNNNNNNNNNNNNNNNNNNNNNNNNNNNNNNNNNNNNNNNNNNNNNNNNNNNNNNNNNNNNNNNNNNNNNNNNNNNNNNNNNNNNNNNNNNNNNNNNNNNNNNNNNNNNNNNNNNNNNNNNNNNNNNNNNNNNNNNNNNNNNNNNNNNNNNNNNNNNNNNNNNNNNNNNNNNNNNNNNNNNNNNNNNNNNNNNNNNNNNNNNNNNNNNNNNNNNNNNNNNNNNNNNNNNNNNNNNNNNNNNNNNNNNNNNNNNNNNNNNNNNNNNNNNNNNNNNNNNNNNNNNNNNNNNNNNNNNNNNNNNNNNNNNNNNNNNNNNNNNNNNNNNNNNNNNNNNNNNNNNNNNNNNNNNNNNNNNNNNNNNNNNGTGGGGCTCGCTGACATCGACCGCTCCAGCCCCTCCCTCTCCCGTTCAGAGCGGAGACTCGCTAATGCTGCTTCCTCCTGAACGAGCAACTCTCTGTGAGACGGGCTTTGCCTCCGGTGGGCTGGCAGAGGACCGTTGAACATCCCACACACAGAACCATCGTCTGGGCGTGACTGAACACCGTAGTGATCTTGTAGCATCCTGGACATTTCACGTCCATAAAGTAGGAGTTGGGACTCTGGACCAGGCGCTTCTTCTTGtgcctcctcttctcctcctcaggGGACGGGTGCAACAAGTCTTTTGCAAGTGGCATGTTGGCGAGGAAATAGCCGCTGCCGAAAAGGAAGCGCTACCGGAAGCGGAGGGTTCATATCGATGGTCACGTATATCtaggtttatgtttaacatttctgttgtaaaattattttttgttgtttggaaaactttttttttttttttattcagtacaaaatttctgtcaacttactgtaaaaaatatctcacattaagttaacaggagttaagttaaattctgtattcaagacagaaaagtaggattcaaaagaaaaatgcctagtgtaaaactaaatgtggtatatatatatatatatatatatatgtattggtacatatatttagaaagtgactatttacatgaaattttatatataaatatatattgcaaatctatgcacaaaatatgactttgttcacgctgtacttgaacaggaaatactctgaatacagagattatgagtatattcatgattacattcattagaatcaaataaattgtattcatggtggacaaatctcttttttatatagcaggtgaaacactaaaaatgaagacatgcaaactaaaaactcttaaagcagtaaatgtaaatattttgtcaatgaaaaaaggaaggaacagcaaatattcaagagggaatgtgacccccagagaaagaggaagcttttttctaaaacacaccATAGAGtataaaacagcaaaagtgGTAAACCGAAAAATAGGGGAAAGAAAGAaccctcatgcagcatctcTGTGAATTCTATAtgtttgctggatttctatcagaaaacaaCCGAGCCCGGGTCCCTGCAGCCCTGCTGTCCTGCTATGATCACTCGCGTCCCGCCCAGATcccaggtaaagatctgagtggtggaaatgtcagaatcacctgttgtcactctGTGATTATACCGAGCTGCACGGTGTCCCAGTGATAACAGAGTTCACCTCCCATTCATTTAACTGCAGCTAGCagttagccgctaagctagcgccagctttcactcagaacttacttgattttgctgctcctacagtcagatgaagttggttgttgttgagtctctgtgagtaatccttataTCCACATGCTCTGCGaactgcaaaccgtttgttgCGGGCGATCTGTAAACTTTTATGCCAGAACTAAAAACACCGGCAGGAACTCGCgcttttaaaggggaggcggggctttgtttttctgcaatttgattggttggactgtcacatcaatcaaacgtggctctaatttgattggatgttgggccgacacacggatgtaaacaaagacagacagagagaccgCGGCGCGTGGCTTTTTctcgatatactttataatatactttataatccgtggatttaggggaaaaatagcaagtctttccgagtcagagggctaaagtccgagtcaagtcacaagttatgtatatcaaagtccgagtcaagtcacgaatCATatgtaggaaagtccaagtcgagtctaaagtcgtcaaattcaggactcgagtctgactcgagtccaagtcatgtgactcgagtccccacctctggtaaatagtagggctgggaatcactgggtacctcacgatacgatacgatacgcgatacatggctcacgatatcgataatatcgcgatactgcgataattggtaaaaatcctctctaataactaccattatatagaacatgtttttggggggaaatatatccccatttgtcttttttaccttaaacacaatcatactaaacaacttttcttattttgtgcaacaaattatacacacttttgtgcaaaattgttgaaatcagtaaaactatgtctttgacaaacattgacaacaaccaaattggaattatctgtcagattcaatgttaacaatagtaaacatgatcagcagtgacactacttagtgcagaattgttgtaaacagaacaaatattaaataagtcaagtagtgacagctatctacctctaaaagaacgtcacactaaaggatgatgaatataatgttttacagcctctctcaaaattgacctaatttttcgtgcacttttctctcacttgaaaagggctgagcatccaaaaataaaggctgatttactcaaactgttacttgagattatttttccaatttttatcatttttccatttggtcagtcagcagtcaataggtaaaaaccttaaaacacacataataatggcaataaatataattttaagtgcttcaattaattagcattctccctaattttacagtgaattcatgtactttagtttaattacatttaaatttaagttcatacatcaaatcctgcttttttatttaagaattactttaaaattaacattagcaacaagtaattacattgtttgataacgtcacattataaatttatcaaagttacaccgtacagcagcaggttaaaaattgaagtgcatgaaagcgaaaattccgacgctccttgaagcaTACACAGAAACCTgcgtagcacgcgctcagttcccatagcaaacagaaagtaagagatcgctgacattctagcgctcagacaaactcacttcttaccggctggatctcctacagatggaggataaatgctgacaggtaggcatgcttcacacacgcgctacagagcctgtatctcaccggtgcttctcccgaatgagcgcgtgcatcgctattaaaagtccgacgcagcgtgcgcccatagttccggcgcgcgactcagacgctcagcgctatagcctctttaaatgaaaatataatatcgatactcggtgagaacccatcgagaatcgatcgcaggactaaatatcgcgatatatcgcaatatcgatattttggcacacccctagtaaatagtgcaagaattgagccttctactgctacaggtaatgcattgctgtcaaatgaaatgCTTGTAAatatctgagtttttattttgcctcggtgctaaaatccataaaacagagcttgtaaatgattgccACCCAAGagcagaaatgagggagactgatgaagtttatagcatgaatgactgataaagtttagtaaagtcctttccctgttaaaacatctcaaagtgctaaataacaataataatattaataaaaacaccctttaacacattttcaaatgaaactaaaacttttattatttttcgattacatacatggtaaataaatctcaattgtttcagaatttaccttaaaatagaaaatgtcattgtactttgagaacaaggctccagctagcatctttaactgatacaaaaacatttttaaacttggatgataacatcaaatacatctgccaaactgttaaaattccaaacacagagataatagcagtaaatgttgtggcaggttaaagtttacatccacagctccttcactaacatctgctctctgctgtgctgagcagaaagctagcgttagcgttagagctgtttattctagctgggctttctccggtccgtacgaccaagaaaaaagctaaacagtGACAGCAAAATTGTGTGCGatctcacttacacttcttacaaaaaaaaagtgcgaccgacaataagatttaggctcttaaagtagctagctaagagctagcaaaacaatgcagcaacgtgcatcttgaccgcacattttacgtgtt encodes:
- the LOC112140208 gene encoding 40S ribosomal protein S27-like gives rise to the protein MPLAKDLLHPSPEEEKRRHKKKRLVQSPNSYFMDVKCPGCYKITTVFSHAQTMVLCVGCSTVLCQPTGGKARLTESCSFRRKQH